The sequence CTTAAGACACTCCAAAAaagttttgttgggtttttttttcctccacgtgTTTTGTTTTCCTTCGCACCGCGTCGACGCAGCAGTCCCAGTCACGTGGGCTCTAATAACGCCTCATCCGGGGAAAGATCTGCCATTAATTATTGATCACCGCTCCTATTCTAACAAGTAGCActgcttctctctccccccccccctccctcctggctATGTCTGCAGTTGGACAGGGGGGTTGATGGTGTAGTGGGACATCATATTGGCAAACCCAGTCCTTCAAGTCAGAGCCCTGAATattgcttcttttctttttttctcttcttttttcttttctttttaatgcTCAAGCTTCACATTGAAATGGTCAAAGTCAGGTATAACGGTTCCCATTAAAACATTGGTCCTCTGCAATAATAAGGCGTTTCTGCATTAAGGAATAGAAGTCTCGGGTTGAGCCTGGGAAGGTAGGCTACCTCTCTATGTCAGTGTAATCTGCGGTGTTggacatggtgggggggggggggtctcggacAGGGGGGCGCATGTCGGATGCTGGCTGCTGCTCCTCTGCGGTATGACAGCCTGCATCCACGACAGCAAACACGTTATTACACGGTTAACATAACCTCGTAGTGGCCTATTACACAGTTATACACCATCGCTATTGGAATCACTGCCGCGCACGCGTGCCAATGTGGACGGGCCGGAACATGTTGGACGGAACCTGCCTTCTCCGCGGAAGCAAAGCGCCGCATCAGAGCATCGTCCTCGGGTCTGAAGTTCTGAAAGAGTCCTCGTCGTCCGAGTCTGACGTCGGCACGTCGCTGGAGGGGGTGTGGAGGTGGTTGGGACCCCCGCTGCCCTGACACACATACCACTCGTTCAGGTTGGTCACCTGAGGCGACAGGTTGGCGGACCGGTTCCGGTGCGCCTCCGGGTTGGGCGACAGCGAGTCTCCGAGCGGCGTGGTGGAGGAGATGTAGGCGGCGTTGGCGGAGGGGGGCGGCGGGGACTTGCAGTGGACCTTCATGTGCTTGCGCAGGGAGCTGGGGTGCGTGTAGGACTTGTCACAGCCGCGGACTTTGCAGTAGTAAGGCTTGTCGCTGGTGTGCACGTGAGAGTGCTTCTTCCGGTCGCTGCTGTTGGCGAATTTCCGGTCGCAGCCGTCAAACTCGCACTTGAACGGTTTCTCTCCTTGAAAAGAAAGCTTAATTAGTACAGTTTATTCCCCGTATAACACAGCAATCAACTCTGATCATTTCCCGGTTGGTACTGGGCCTTCAGACTGCACGTAGGGCCCAGCCGTTAACGTCACGTCGGCTCCTCGCAAATGATCTAACCCTCTTAATGAGCCCGAGCGTCCACGCTGAACACCTCACGAACGCCAAATGCGCATAAATGGTCCGAGCAGCTGCCCCCCGTCTCGTCTACTGGGATCTACTCTGCAGCACGTCGTTAGAGACCATGTGTCCGAGAGACTAGCCGGCTCTACTGCAACCTGCTCCACGCGCAGCCTGTCTCCGCGAGAGCACGTGGGGGCATGCCACGGGGCCCCCTCTGGGCTTCCGTGTCCGGGAATCACAGTTGCGTTCGCGACCACAAGGAGCCGCGTGTGTGTTCTCGGCCCGGCTGAGGGTTCATAATCCcaacaccgtcacacacacacacacacacacacacacacacacacacgcatgcaaaacAGCGAAACGCACCATTTCAAAAAGACCAGCAGATCTCCTGAGTCCGGACTCGCGTAATTATATTCTGGAGCGGAGGGGGCGACCCGCTTTTGCAGAATAAATAAAGCAAGGGCAACAGCTAGCAGGCATGTAAACACGCAGCCTATTGAGCTGTTTTAATTTTAGTTGTTGATCAATCTATTTGATCCCATACTCATCACTCAACAAGGTGGGAGGACCttatttctctcccccccccccacgtaaaGCAGCATTTAATGACGACTTCTGCCCTCTGCGGAGCGTTTCACCCGATCAGGGCTGCAAACCTCCGCGCACCGAAGGTTCGGCGCAGCGAGACGCGGCGAGCCCTCCCCCCCCCGCGCTGCCAAGAGGTGACCGAGCCGCACAGACGCCATTGTTACGGGCGAATGTCTCATGACAGCGGCTCCGAGCTGCAGGACCATGCCTTCAGCGGCAGGCTTGTCCCAAAACGTCCACTACTCTCCCGGAGGCTCCGTTTCGCAGTTTTCCCCAACTCGCAGCTTTGCAGAGTTGAACACGGCCCGTCGCTCCTCACGCCTCCCGCGGTACAAGTGATGCACGGGGACTTTCCATGGCGCTGAAACCGTTATTCGCCCGGGCTAATGGCGCAAGTCTACACCGCCAGGGATGGCGGagctggtattttttttttttgaatgtgcGTAAGCACGTTTTgcaaatcaaccccccccccataatcccCCTCCTCACGCCTACCGGAGATGTCCGTGCAAAGACAAAGTTTAGGTTTGCAGAAAAGTAAAGAAAACGTGCACACGCTGCCTCGCCACCCTGCGCTGTAGTAAATGCGTCATCCCGcttaatttcattatttcttcGTGCGAACGCTCATGCACGGTCATgcagccttctttttttttggctttatgaACGTCAAAACTAAACTCCGTCATCGGACGCAGGCTACGTTTCAAATATAACACACGTCCGAGCGCCCCTTTTTCGTGCAGGTTGAGGACACCCGGGTTTTACTTTGCAACTAACCTGTGTGAGTCCTCTTGTGGATCTTGAGGTTCTCGGACCGGGCAAAGACTTTGCCACAGCCGGGGAAGGGACACGGGAAGGGCTTCTCTCCGGTGTGAACTCGGATGTGATTGATCAGTTTGTACTTCGCCTTGAAAGCCTTTCCCTCCCGCGGGCATTCCTCCCAGAAACAGACGTGGACGCTCTGCTCGGGTCCCCCGACGTGCTCCACCGTCACATGGTTGACCAGCTCGTGCATGGTGCTGTAGGTTTTGGAGCAGGGCTTCTTGGAAGTCTGCTCCTGGTCGATCCACTTGCAAATCAGCTCTTGCTTAATGGGCTGCCGCATGTATCTCAAGAACGCCCCCGCCGCTCCGTGAGGAGCAGACGCGATGTTCACGTTAAGGTTCATGGAGTTGTAGCTGTGGAGGGAAGAGGGTCCATAATGCTCCGGCCTGTGTCCGAAATGCTCCGGCCTGGCGTAGATGTCCCCCGGTAAACCCAGGCGCATCTGCCCGTTGAGGGCATGGTGGTGGGCGCCCGGGGACGCCTGCTCGTGGAGTCCAGTGAAAAGTGGATGGGCCCCACTTTCCGCGTGCCCATAAGCACCTGTTGGGGAGATGAAcatgccatggtgatgaggggagGAGGCGGAACTATGCTGGTCGCCAAGTGCATGCATAGCAGAGGCTGAGAGTTCTCTCCTGAGGATGAAGTCCCTGCTGCTTGTGTAGCCTGAGTGGGGGTGAGCCACGGGGAAACCAACTGTGGTCTGAGCAGACGTGAAGGATGCGGCGGTCTGGGCTTCGGGATGGCTCTGAATGTGCTGAGATGATGGGCTAAGTTTGAGAGCATTTGTCTGTGCCATGTGCTCTGGTCCAAATGGAGTGAGTGCCACTCCGGGGTCGTTGCCCAGCTCCCCAGGGTGGAGGTGGGCATGGTGGGAGAGAGGGTGATGCCCCCCTAGCCCCGGGAAGCCTGTCATATTCTGATGAGGAAGGGCTTGAGTCGCTGCCAAATCCGCTAATCTGATCGCCGGATTCCTCTTGCTTAAAGGGGGTTCCATAACTACACTCTCAAGTCCATCCACACTCACCGCTACCGCTTCAACCCCGCACCACGCTGGCTAGAAACATgagcacaaacataaatatatatgcatatgtatgtatatagggTGCGAGCTATAAGTTCTTTTGTCCTGCTTCTAACTCTGCTTGCTCCTTTCCCCACTCTGTCCTCAAGCGATTGGCAGAACATACAACAGTTGGAGGACACAGTAGGGAATACAGTTTAGAAATGGCACTGCGGGCATTGGACGGATTTCGGTGACTGGCAGTTAAGAGAACGAAGCGATTGGCTGTCGTTCAGCGCGGGGGCTCAGCAGGGTTCCGCCCCCTCACTCCGCTCTGAGCCGTTGACTGGCTGCACTAAGTTGGACTCGCAAAGTTGCCccgaacctgtttttttttttaccgccgCTGACATGGAAATAAAGCGGAAGGTCCACGCAGGCGGGCCACGCCGAGGAGCAGCGCCGTGTGCAGCAGATCCGCACCACTTTATTCAGCCGCGCGTTTATTTTCACCCCCTTTCTTGCTCTGATCTGCCGCGACAGAGCCAAAGTCGCCGTGGCCGCGCAGAAgtccaaaaaaaaagcaaactctaaaataaaaataaaaaatggaccCGCTAGTTTTTTCGAACACGTCGCCCTCTCAAGTTTCCGCGAAGTTTCTGCgggtttatttttttttgccgctGCAGCAGAACAACGTTGAAACGTCCCAACGCGTCTTTCCCTTTTTCTATCTTCGCAATAAATAAAGTTTCCCCCCGCGGGCCGTGCCCCGCCATTTCCCCGACGCGCGAGCATTATCACGCGCCAGCCCCGCTTTATTCTCCCCAATATTCAGCCCTCCATCCTCCACCGAGCCGGGTTTCAGGTCGACCTT comes from Lampris incognitus isolate fLamInc1 chromosome 11, fLamInc1.hap2, whole genome shotgun sequence and encodes:
- the zic5 gene encoding zinc finger protein ZIC 5, whose amino-acid sequence is MEPPLSKRNPAIRLADLAATQALPHQNMTGFPGLGGHHPLSHHAHLHPGELGNDPGVALTPFGPEHMAQTNALKLSPSSQHIQSHPEAQTAASFTSAQTTVGFPVAHPHSGYTSSRDFILRRELSASAMHALGDQHSSASSPHHHGMFISPTGAYGHAESGAHPLFTGLHEQASPGAHHHALNGQMRLGLPGDIYARPEHFGHRPEHYGPSSLHSYNSMNLNVNIASAPHGAAGAFLRYMRQPIKQELICKWIDQEQTSKKPCSKTYSTMHELVNHVTVEHVGGPEQSVHVCFWEECPREGKAFKAKYKLINHIRVHTGEKPFPCPFPGCGKVFARSENLKIHKRTHTGEKPFKCEFDGCDRKFANSSDRKKHSHVHTSDKPYYCKVRGCDKSYTHPSSLRKHMKVHCKSPPPPSANAAYISSTTPLGDSLSPNPEAHRNRSANLSPQVTNLNEWYVCQGSGGPNHLHTPSSDVPTSDSDDEDSFRTSDPRTML